From the Hordeum vulgare subsp. vulgare chromosome 1H, MorexV3_pseudomolecules_assembly, whole genome shotgun sequence genome, the window GCATAGAATATGCAAGTGTCGAAGGAGTCGGTATTGTAGCAGTGATAATGTGAGTTACCAGAGGAGGCTCAGTCAGCACAGTTGTCACGACAGTCGATCCAGTCGGAGGAGATGTAAGCAGAGCAGTCGAACTGGCTGGAGGAACACTCGAGATAGGCTACAGGAGTGCCCCGAGTCTGTTCCGCAGTCGTACACTGCGTTTCTTGATCATCATCCAAGAGAATGACATCTGAGGCTGTTAATCGACATCGTAGGTTAGTTTAGTCAACAGATTCAGTCTAGAAAATAGAGTAAAACCAATACTTATCATACCTGGTTGGGGAGCAGGCATGTCCATAGCGTCCAAGTCCATGGGATCTTCTTCGGCTCCAACGGGCGGTgtcaccgaggtagcagctctggcaGGAAAATTTCACTCGGTCGTCAGAGATACAGAAAACCACAACGACAAAACAAAGAAAGAGACAAATACTCACGCTGAAGCAACTAGCACGACAATCCTCATACGgtgtacactactaggaaaaggccttctagtggcgcacctgttttggctacaatggcgcactataggtgtgccactagcatcacgtcattagaattgtttactaatggcgcaccacaggtgcgccattagtatttggtatactaatggcgcaccaggcagtgcaccattagtatagctcatggtgcgccattagtatgcctcctaggtgcgccattagtatgcctcccaggtgtgccattagtatgcctcccaggtgcgccattagtatgcctcccacgtgcggcattagtatgcctcccaggtgtgccattagtatagctcatggtgcgccacaggttatactaccagctctaaaaatattcaattattatcctcacacccacaaaAAGGTTCAggataaacacatattacaccacaatgaaaatatgtttataaacatgcacatacattgaacgcaagttgacaaacaaattaacctagaggaagcataattttgaccatcttaacaatcatctagaacacacaagtcacAAAAAGATAAGGACTATTGGTTACTATGAGAGACTTCAGATGGTCGAGAACACACAAGTTTGTATCTACATGCACAAAGTGCAAGCTCCAAAACACTCGAAACACCAAATGGTCTACAAGACAATAAGGTCCATGATTACAGGTTGGTTGGTCCATAAACGCTAAAGAGTCATCATGTCCATGTGCATCAATAGGTTGAGTACCTGAAAACATTTTGCACAAATTTGTCAAGAAAGTGGAACCAGATCAAGTTGTTAAAATCTCATATGCGTATTAATAATATTCGATCAAAAGATTATCATGATATCATAGTTAACAATATAGTTTCTATAAAAGTTATAATCATCTCACATGCTATTATATAGAACTATGTTCGAGTGCTTGTAAAACTTTGCATTGAGCTATGCATTGAGCTATTATATAGAGTGATCTTGAACTATGCACTGCCGATATAAATATTATGTGCAGTTGCTTCAGTTTTATTTGTCTTTACATGTGAAATGCATAAATTACAACCAACTGGGCAAAAATGGGATGAAAAAATTGCGGAAAGATGCCTAGGCTACCGCCATTGGGGTGTTTAATCATTTAGCCTGGACTACTTTCTTCCTGTCAGCACTGAGACCATGAagcgatgcatgtgtgaagaaagtATCAAACAGTGATGGGATATGTGTGTAATCTAGGAATTCTTTGACAATCAACGACGCTAGATCAATTGTGCTACAAACCTATGAAGATACAGCACGAGGGTTATTCAGAGAAAGAAAGGTAATATCATCACTGAAGCCCTTCAATTATATGATGATGAATCAAGCCAGAAATCTAGGAAGACATGCGGAAGCGTGCTCATCAACAAATGATTTGAATATTCAATCCTTCTTAAAAAAGTTACTGGTAAGTGTATCAACAAAGTATATAAAAATACTCACAGATTAATTCATGCAGCTCCAAATTTAAGTGTTTTCCACTCCCATTTTCTCTCCCATCTTTCTTAGTTGTTGTACCTGCAAGCCGACAACCACATTAGCTTGCTACTTAGCTGACTTCAGAATGATGCTCTACTGATTGTTGAAGAGGCGAGAGCACAAATAGGCAATGACTGTAAGAGGCTCCGGTGTGGAATTAGAACAACCATTTAGAGTTTCTTCCTAACACAGCTTGGTGATGATTGAATTAAATAACCACGACATGGTAACTAGGAGTACTAACGAGTAAGGTGTTAGTTTTGATATGGCACCAGGACTTACGCTCTCAAGGATCACTTCATTAACATGTGCTTCCTTAGAGCGGATCAACTCTTCAAGCTGACCAGGATCCACCGTTTCATCTAGAGGGACCCAGCTATCCTCTAGGCGCTCTTCTACAACCTGTGAATTTGCACACCGAGAAGGCGAAATATAGCATTGAGAACATAACCACTTTTATATGGTGAAGGATGTCAATGAGACAGGTGCATTCATACTCGAGATCTTGCTGAAATGAACACAAATGACATAACTCGACTTACCTCATCACGTGGCTTTCCTAATGGAGAATTCTCAGGAATAAGTTCAGCAAGCTGAGGAGGATCGTCAAAAGGATCATCCAAGATATATGTATGTTTAATCCTGTCAATAAGAAAATTGGCGAACAATCAGCAAGCATAAAGAATGAAAGCAAGTTAATGCTGGAAAAGAAAAAAGGTATGTTTGGTGTGTGCCCAAATTTAGCCCATGGAAACCCAGCAAAATTCTGCAGACCAAACTGGCAGCTCAGATTTGGCCCACACTTGGCCCCAAAAATGAACTGACGGGTAGATAGAACATAACCTAAAATTTTGGCATCAAACCATATAGCAGATAAAAAAATAAGCAACTACAGTTTGACAAGGTTGGCAAACTTTTGGTTCTCAAGGGCACCAAATCAAACAGCCCCGTTCTTTTGCAGATATGTCCTAACTATGCAATTTACCACAGGTGTGAAACAATATTCTACCTTATGTCCTTAAACGGTCTTCCTTTATCATCAACATAAGCTTCATTTATCTTTGTCAGTGTGGCAAGACCTTCTGCAACCGTCCCAAAGACCTGCAATCAACAGAACAAAGCGATGAACTCACTGAAGCAATCATCAACCTCTCACCcagacagaaaaaagaaaatagtGAATAAGGTACTACTAACCGTGTGCTTGTCGTCAAGGTAGTCGACATCATCCCTCAAGGTGACGTAGaactaaagaaataaaaaatagatATCAATAAGTTAGAAGCAGGCAGACCTAGGTCCTAAAAAATCAAACATCAGTAGCGTTGTAATATTGTACTTGTGAGGCATTGCAATTCTCACCAGCACTTGCCATAGCAATAGTACAAGTTTTTGAATGCCTTAATTCTGGACGGATTTCATCATTAAAAAATCGAGCTTGATCACCATAAAGGAACCTAGAGAAAGAAGATTCAGCTTTCAGGCATATCTTTGACAGCAATAGCCAGCCTAAGTTCAAGTAAATATCGTAAACAAAATACCAAAGTATAAGGTTCAGAGCTTAGTAAGTAGTaacacacgcacgcacgcacacaaAAACATAAGTTGGGGCGAACACATATATGAGAGTTCAGTAAAACAATGCTCACTTGTACACGGAATCACCACCACTGCCAGTTCGAGTAGGGTCCCCAGATTGTGCCAGGAAATCCTTCTCCACCTTGTGGAACAGACACCCATTGTAATACTTCATTCTGTTTAAGTCAAAGCATAATGTCAGAGAATGAGCACCTCTACGTTGTGATATAAGAACAGCAGACACATCTATAATCACTGTAATTTGAAATCCTAAATCTACAGCAGGGTGGAAACAAGCCACAAGCTCTCACAGCTCATAATCAAATGGTATTGACATTAAAAAATTAAAGGCTCATGATACTATGTTAACCCTCACCACCAATAGGCAACAAAACTAACAGTTTGAAACCATACTGCAGGTTTTCtgtaaagtaaaaaaacaaacaaGCCAGGAAATAATATATCCTTGTGTGCTGATCTACAATCACATCTTTGAGAGGTTGAAATATTCAGTTAACAATGAAATGAGGTTATCATGTATGAATTCACTAAGACAGGAAAAGCCAAGGACTGTTGTTCCACATTTATAATCACCACATCAACATAGAAATGGAAAGACATGTGATAGGCACCAAGTCTGATGGTATGTACTGGCCATGTCGACCATCTCATAAGGTTTAGGACATATGGTCAGGAAGTGACAACTACGACTAGAAAACATCGGACGACGTGTGTGTCCCAGAAAGCAAAATAGAAACCACAAGGGTCAAGGGTTCGCATTTTGTGCTATCCAAATCCTACATGGCCGACATCTCAGATATAGCACGGAGTCGTCCAGAGGAAGCATCAACCCGGCCTTGAATCGTCAGCCCGAGTTGTGCTATGAATTTCCATGTCTACTCACGCATACGAACTTGCCACTGAATTCCTCGCCTACGGCAACAATAGATAGTGATGGAAAAAAAATCACCAATTCACAGGCATATTCGGCACCTATACTATTGTCAATCAACCGTTCCAACGAGAGGACTGATTCCGCGGAACTGCAGCACCGGCGCAGATAAGATTCAGACTGTCTATGGCTTCCCGTGTAAGATCACTACCCTCTAGACCCCTGTGAAGGACGATGTAGTTCGCATCAGAGCAACCAAGAAGACCGCGGTATCGACGTTACCTGCCAAGTGACAAATTGAGATGTTAGAATATAACCTGCATATGACACAATTGACTGTCTGTCAATCGACGATTGCATCATGGTTGCATATAGAGGACAGACGACAACTCAGGACTTCGGCACCCCTCCCATCACAGATCTACCGCAGGGGGGGAAAATAAAACAGGGCATGCCTTCCTATCTGGTTAGACAGGCATGTTTCTGGTGAGCAACACCTAACCGTTGGATCAAAACAAATAGTCCTAAAAAAGGAAATTCATAATTATTCACGATGTGTTCTATTAAACTACAGAATCTCTCTTATATAAAAAAAAACTATATGAGCTGAAATGTCATGAAGCTACTAGCTTGGTTGCTTCTTTTATCTAGCATACACGTACGTGATTTGTTATAGCATTCATAAACCAACACGTGATTTTTTATCTACAAATATgcatgtttattcacagtcacaaGAACAAACAAGGTTCCAAACACTTATGCAAGTCCTATAACTCAGATCATGACAGCACATTGAGGTCTATTGTGTTGGATATAAAACTATCAAGAAGCAATTGCAGCATAAATACCTCTAGAAGGGCTCGAATGGTGAGCTCGATGGTCTGCTTGCCGGAGGTGTCCTTGTAGTTCTTCTCCACGAACTTCCTCATGGAGTTGGAGTTCCTCCCCGTGGCGTTGGCCTTCCAGGTGGAGAAGGTGCCGGAGGGGTCGGTCTGGTACACGGCGGGCTTGTCCGTGTACGGATCGAAGCCGACGATGAGGGTGGAGAGGCCGAAGGGGCGGACTCCGCCGCTCTGGGTGTACTTTTGCTGCAGGCCGGCGATGTAGCGGGTGATGTACTCGACGGTGACGGGGTCCTCGACGGTGAGGCGGTGGTTCTGGCACTCGACGTACGCGCGGTTGATGAGCACTCGCACGTCCGCCTTGAGCCCCGCGCACGCCAGCGCGACGTGTATGTCTAGGCTCGCGATCTTCCGCACGGACCTGCGAGAGGAGGAGGGCGAGATGAGATCTGCGGGTCGGAAGGCGaggtggggaggagggggagcgagAGGGGGAAGGGGATTCGATGGTACCTGGAGTCCTGGAGCTTGGGGGTGGACTTCTTCTCGACACCGAGGACGACGGTGTCGGTGTCGCGGACGCCGACGGCGGCGTTGCCCTTGCGGACAgcctcgaggcggcggcggcgggtggtGTGCGGGAGGAGGAAGCGGTTTGCGGACGGGGATGGGGTCTATGGACCGGGTGCAGGGCGGTTCTCGTTTCAAGTTTTCGGGTGGAGCGCGCCACGTAGTGGGGGGAGCGTTTTCGATGGAGAGGAGGGAAACTGAAATTTTGATTGGGAGGGAAAcagaaactactaatggcgcaccacctacaaatgcgctattagtaaccctggttactaatggcgcaccagctcacggtgcgccattagtagttttgcaaatatatatatagtagtggcgcaccacctacaaatgcgccattagtaaccctggttactaatggcgcaccagctggtggtgcgacattagtagttttgcaaaaaaaaattatagtagtggcccaccacctacaaatgcgccattagtaaccctggttactaatggcgcaccagctggtggtgcgccattagtagttttgcaaaaaaaatatagtagtggcgcagtgggtaagtggtgcgccattactagttaaattagtaatggcgcactctgccccggtgcgccattagtacttttgcacacaaaaaatatagtagtggcgcaccgagtgtgtggtgcgccattagtgtccatcacactaatggcacacctacaCATGGTGcgtcactgctatatagtagtggcacactacttgtctggtgcgccattagtgtctatatcatctatagcccttttcctagtagtggtagagccttccgaggcttgggcgcGTCAGGCTTAGGCTACTTGGCGGCTTTCTCTACGGAGTCAGTGCGACAGCCCGGTCGCGCTTCACATTCCTGCTGCTGGATGCCAAGCTCTTGCTCGGAGCAGCCGTTGGGTCGTGGCGTTGCTTGGACCACGGTTCGGGGCACGGAGGAGACTgattttcttcttcattgtcatccGAGTCATCTTCATTCTCCTCGCTATCATCGGCGTAATCGTTGTCGATGCTGCCACCTTCACTTTCCCCTCAATGTCaaactgctccttgttgggtatagtagaatgcaagttcgtccacccctacaaggaacaaaagtaacaaaaTCAGTCGGTCAAATACCAAGTCACTCGACACAGACATGAAAACAATCGGACAGGATACAACATACCAGTCTCCGTTGTTTATTCTCAATAGAATAAGGCACAACTCGCTTGGATACTATGGGATTGTCACAAGGTCCGGTGATGTTCCTGACCCACTCGGCTACATTTTCTTCTGAAACCTCCTCAGGatgcgaccgagtggaatctCCAGGGGCtgagtaatgccacatggcgtgtccCTCGCCTGAAGAGGTTGGATGCGTCGGCCAAGGAATGTCTCAAGCAGATCCATTCCTGTCACTCCATTACGAACCAAGTTAATCACCTCAGCTACGAACATCTCCACCTCCGTCTTCTTATCTTCAAACACATTTATTGATCTAGGAGCAGTCGGACGATCCAAGGTGAAAGGAGGAAGGCCACTCGACATGTTCGGAGACGAACGTCTTTGTAATAGAACCATGACGAGTGCCAATTCCGGGCCTATTCAGGAAGGGTCATTTGGGGATAAGTACTCCTACCCCTCTTCTGTATTCCTAAACCGCCGCATAATTGGATAACGTTGGTCCTACTTTCACTCGGGTTCGCTTTCTTCACTGTCTGGGATCGcacagagaagatgtgcttgaacagcccccagtgAGGAGGACAGCCCAGGAAGCACTCGCACACTGTGAAGAAAGCGGAGAGATATGCAATCGTGTTTGGAGGGAGATGATGAAGTTGTGCTCCAAAATAATAGATAAAGCCACGAATAAAAGGATGCGGAGGCACAGAGAAACCTCGCTCAATGTGGGTCACGAGAATGACTCGTTCCCCTTCACGGGGCTCCGGCTCGAGCTCTCCCTCCGGCAGTCTCCAAGATTTTTCAGCCACCATCCCGTTCTTAGCGAGCTCCAGGACGTCCTCCTTCTTGACGATGGATGGGAAAAGTCTCCCTGAATCCACCCCGGCGACAGCACAGTTCGGCCACCTGTTTTCTTCATCTTCCCGCCCTTCTTGGCGCGCTTGAGATTGGTGGTCTTCCTTTTCGTCATCGTCGCAACGGCGGAGATGAGCCCAAGCAACGCCTGCAAAACAGAGGCGGAGAAGAGGCGAGGAAGAATCAAAGGAAGGCACAGCCTCAACCCTAGCGTCTGTCAGATTTATATAATCGCCCGAGTGAGTCCCTGACTGCCCCCCCCCCTCAATCCATGCCTATCCCGATAACAGAGGAGATGTGACGTGTGACGATAATGACGGTGCGATAATCGAGGCATCGTTTCCCCGCTTGCCCTAGCAGTTGCGTCATCACCGCGCAGCGCGCGGAACCCTAAATTtcgaatcccgtgaaatccggaCCTGACGAAGTGATCCATCACATCCCAAGATCGCGTCAGTCACTCGGAGCAACTTCAAGCACTTAAATTCACTTGGACATTCTTCGCAACAGAATCGATCACGgtgaatgatgaagatttcagCCGACACGAAGTTCTATCAAACCCAGAAGTATGTCCAAGATCAGTATGGCTCGGCAGAATCCGCatcgaccccttcctcactcgaaccccgatccattcgggggctaataatGGGGATATGTAACTAGGATAGGGTCACAGGCCTAACCTAAGCGTCCTACCTAagggtactgatacgtctccaacgtatctataattttttatggtttcatgctattatcttgtcaaactttagatgttttgcatgccttttatttattttttgggactaacttattaactcagtgtcaagtgccagttcctattttttacatgtttttgacccctttgagaggagattttgaaacggagtctaaacgtaagaaaatcctcgaaaagattttttctggaacggaagaagatcggaggacttgggagccaagccagaagagccccaggggccccacaagcccccaccccgcggccagggggtgctccatccaggcttgtgggccccctagaggtcccctgacctagatcttgcgcctatatattcccaaatattcccaaaaaaatcaggggagcatcacaagcacttttccgccgccgcaagtttctgtctccagaagatcccatctggggcacgtcctggtgccctgccggaggggggattcagacacggaaggcttctccatcaacacaatgacctctccgatgatgcgtgagtagttcaccatagacctacgggtccatagctagtaactagatagcttcttctctctcttggatcttcaatacaaagttctccatgatcttcatggagatctatccgatgtaatcttcttttgcggtgtgtttgtcgagatccgatgaattgtggatttatgatcagattagctatgaatcttatttgagtttcttctgatctctcttatgcatgatttcatatccttgtacttctcttcgagttgtgggttttgtctggccaattagatctatgattcttgcaatgggagaagtgcttggttttgggttcataccgtgcggtgacctcacccagtgacagaaggggtagcgaggcacgtatcatgttgttgccatcaagggtaaaaagatggggttttcatcattggtttgagattatccctctacatcatgtcatcttgcttaaagtgttactctattcgtcatgaactcaatacactagatgtatgctgtatagcggtcgatgtgtggagtaatagtagtagatgcagaaagtatcggtctatttgtctcggacgtgatgcctatatgtatgatcattgccttagatatcgtcatgacgttgcgcggttctatcaattgctcgacactaatttgttcacccaccgtaatatttgctattttgatagaagcctctagtgaacactatggccccgagggtctactccacaccatattttcagctttacactttttacttcgttgcactttctgccttcagatctcactttgcaaacaatcttgaagggattgacaacccctttgaagcgttgggtgcaagcttgtttgtgtttgcgcaggtactctgtacttgacgagaccctccttttggatcgataccttggttctcaaactgaggaaaatatttactgctcctgtgctgctcaccctttcctcttccagggaaaaccaacgcaagcccaatcttcgtcaacgtgtcaatttctggcgctgttgtttgagaagtagcagaaggatttctggcaccgttgccgcggaggaagatcaagtcaagaactcatccaagtaggtgtcacaaacgcatctcttgtatttactttgtttgctagttgcctctcgttttcctctcccccacttcaccaattcacctttttcgttcgcctttttctctcgcttgctttctgctcgtctatgtgggatagtctatcctgatggctagatccaccacttcgaaccatactcccgagagcgaagttctcaatttcaaacaaactgagggagaaaacttaaaggacgctcggtataggatttgcaatgctcagagtagatctactcataagcaatccactaccgtcttgcttcgcagtttttatgtgggtatttctccttgtaataggtatattcttgacaccatcgtaggtggaaatttcttgggtagccataccattgattcttacggagctgtgataaatttggtaggctcacccccactcatggttaatggaactaccttaactctcgaacatgtgatgcgtaggctggacgctattgaaaataaagttgctacgattgaactcattgagaatttggataaaaagatccacaatcaaatcactcagtacagatccaaggtggtaatggttttgaaaaatttaaaggagaaggaacccacagttaacgtaaagctaggtcatgattccgctaggattggcaaactagaggatgttataaccaaattgggttccgcttttgccgctgtgcagaatactccaaatttttcccacaataaaatcaccaagtctgtctttgttcctaaaattagtggtgaatcatctagaaagaaagatgaaaacctgaagatgataagtgatcacacaacttatggtttgagcaccaaagacgacgatacgtgattctatcgcttctatgcctagctaagggcgttaaagaatagcgcttattgggaggcaacccaatgaatttatccttttctttctgttttgttgcgtacacactttcataattctgttgtgattgtgttttttgtgtttctttttgtgtttgagccaagcaaagcctttatgactagtcttggtaatggttgtttgatcctgctagaaaaagacaggaacttttcgctcacgagatgatttttcatttttattcagaaagagcttttgagttgattattttttctgctgagtgATATGCTTtctccccagaccgtcgtaattgttttcagattttttgaggtaccagaagtatacgaagtatacagattgctacagactggtctgcttttgacacattctgtttttgttgagttggttgcttgttttgatgaaactatggttagtataggggtgtactagccatgggaaagtgagaatacagtagcccatcatcaatatagatagaattcaagctttctacagtaccaaaagaagtggtagtttttttcttgtactaatgttatcacaagtttctgtttaagttttgtgttgtgaagttttcaagttttgggtgatgttctcatggacaaagagataaggagtggaaagatctcaagcttggggatgcccaaggcaccccaaaccaaattcaaggacaccaaaaagcctaagcttggggatgccccgggaaggcatcccctctttcgtcttcaatccatcggtaacattaacattacttggagctatatttttattcaccacatgatatgtgttttgcttggagagtcttgtatcatagaagtcttttctttttgttgtgtcacaatcatccttgctgcacacctttttgagagagagagacatgcactcatcgtgattttgctagaatgctcattgtgcttcacttatatcttttgagctagatacttttgctcatgtgcttcacttatatcttttgagctagatatttttgctcattgtgcttcacttatatcttttgagctagatacttttgctcatgtgcttcacttatatcttt encodes:
- the LOC123396427 gene encoding peptidyl-prolyl cis-trans isomerase CYP59-like, whose product is MAKNLQYGFKLMKYYNGCLFHKVEKDFLAQSGDPTRTGSGGDSVYKFLYGDQARFFNDEIRPELRHSKTCTIAMASAGENCNASQFYVTLRDDVDYLDDKHTVFGTVAEGLATLTKINEAYVDDKGRPFKDIRIKHTYILDDPFDDPPQLAELIPENSPLGKPRDEVKERLEDSWVPLDETVDPGQLEELIRSKEAHVNEVILESKACEIGSKYAKVESEKNRLHLDLEVKTNDFEALKKTLEEKDKVLAELKERSEAADKKLAEVEFCPDFEKETFEVEPYLDPIKTPVPDAMTDLKAVMSRLGQIPDRVHAWKKSATRCGGDVTLPLARVHCKEAREDKLKALQVANMKKLQFENFMETFINAVTRIADGIDLDTFVEPASPREP